The following are encoded together in the Cicer arietinum cultivar CDC Frontier isolate Library 1 chromosome 2, Cicar.CDCFrontier_v2.0, whole genome shotgun sequence genome:
- the LOC101500604 gene encoding probable inactive receptor kinase At1g48480, whose amino-acid sequence MKTLKLEKTTVLVFFTAFLIAIVSDADLASDRSSLLTLRAAVGGRTLLWNTKETNPCLWTGVFCNNKRVTALRLPAMGLTGNLPLGLGNLTELQTLSLRFNALTGPIPSDFAKLVSLRNLYLHSNFFSGEVPEFMYTLQNLVRLNLGKNNFSGEISSNYNNLTRLDTLFLDENVFTGSVPDLNVPPLTQFNVSFNRLNGSIPKIFSRLNISAFEGNSLCGKPLQPCPGNNKLSGGAIAGIVIGSVFGFLLILVLLVLLLRKRRKSDSVELERAKSGEGELSREKMSREVENGGGGGGGNSGLASDSAMASASVSASGVSSLDSKSLIFIGKVERKFSLDDLLRASAEVLGKGTFGTTYKATLEMGMSVAVKRLKDVTAMEREFREKIEEVGKLVHENLVPLRGYYFNKDEKLIVYDYMPMGSLSALLHANNGTGRTPLNWETRSSIALGAAHGIAYLHSQGPTSSHGNIKSSNILLTKSFEPRVSDFGLAYLALPTATPNRVSGYRAPEVTDARKVSQKADVYSFGIMLLELLTGKAPTHSSLNEEGVDLPRWVQSVVQDEWNTEVFDMELLRYQNVEEEMVNLLQLALECTAQYPDKRPSMDVVANRIEKICHSSLEKE is encoded by the exons ATGAAAACTCTGAAGCTGGAAAAAACCACCGTTCTGGTTTTTTTCACGGCGTTTTTAATCGCCATTGTTTCCGACGCCGATCTAGCTTCCGACAGGTCAAGTCTATTAACACTACGCGCCGCAGTAGGAGGAAGAACTCTTCTATGGAACACGAAGGAAACAAACCCGTGTTTATGGACAGGCGTTTTCTGCAACAACAAAAGAGTAACGGCGTTAAGATTACCGGCGATGGGTTTAACCGGTAACCTTCCTTTAGGTTTAGGTAATCTTACCGAACTGCAGACACTCTCTCTCCGGTTCAACGCACTAACCGGACCAATCCCTTCCGATTTCGCAAAACTTGTTTCACTTCGTAACCTTTATCTTCATAGTAACTTTTTCTCCGGTGAGGTTCCTGAATTTATGTACACTTTGCAGAACTTGGTGCGGTTAAATTTAGGTAAAAACAATTTCAGCGGTGAAATTTCATCTAATTACAACAACTTAACTCGTTTGGATACACTCTTTTTGGATGAAAACGTGTTTACCGGTTCAGTTCCTGACCTTAACGTACCACCTTTAACTCAATTCAACGTCTCGTTTAACCGGTTAAACGGGTCAATTCCGAAAATATTTTCGCGTTTAAACATAAGCGCTTTTGAAGGAAACTCGCTTTGTGGGAAGCCACTTCAACCGTGTCCTGGTAACAATAAATTATCCGGTGGTGCCATTGCTGGTATTGTAATCGGTTCTGTTTTCGGTTTTTTGTTGATTCTGGTTCTTTTGGTCTTATTGTtaaggaaaagaagaaaaagtgaTTCTGTTGAATTGGAACGTGCCAAGAGTGGTGAAGGGGAGTTGTCACGTGAGAAAATGAGTAGAGAAGTTGAgaatggtggtggtggtggtggtggtaatTCAGGTTTGGCTTCGGATTCGGCGATGGCTTCGGCTTCGGTTTCGGCTTCGGGTGTTTCATCATTAGATAGtaaaagtttgatttttattgGGAAAGTGGAGAGAAAATTCAGTTTGGATGATTTGTTAAGAGCTTCTGCCGAGGTTTTAGGGAAAGGGACATTTGGGACAACTTATAAGGCAACATTGGAGATGGGAATGAGTGTGGCTGTGAAGAGGTTGAAGGATGTAACAGCAATGGAGAGAGAATTCAGGGAGAAAATTGAGGAGGTTGGAAAATTGGTTCATGAGAATTTGGTCCCACTTAGgggatattattttaataaagatgAGAAACTTATTGTCTATGATTATATGCCAATGGGAAGCTTATCTGCACTCTTGCATG CAAATAATGGAACTGGAAGGACTCCCCTGAATTGGGAAACTAGGTCATCCATTGCCTTGGGTGCTGCCCATGGAATTGCATACCTACACTCACAAGGTCCAACATCTTCCCATGGAAACATCAAGTCCTCAAACATCCTTCTCACCAAATCATTTGAACCTCGTGTCTCTGACTTCGGCCTCGCATATCTCGCACTTCCGACCGCTACACCGAACCGAGTCTCCGGCTACCGTGCACCAGAAGTCACCGACGCCCGCAAAGTATCACAAAAGGCTGATGTCTACAGCTTTGGCATTATGCTATTGGAGCTTCTTACCGGGAAGGCTCCTACTCATTCTTCGCTGAACGAAGAAGGAGTAGACCTACCAAGATGGGTCCAGTCCGTTGTTCAAGACGAGTGGAACACTGAAGTATTTGACATGGAGCTTCTAAGGTACCAAAATGTTGAGGAGGAAATGGTGAATCTTTTGCAGCTTGCTCTTGAATGTACTGCTCAATATCCTGATAAGAGACCTTCAATGGATGTGGTGGCAAATAGGATTGAGAAAATTTGTCATTCTAGTTTAGAGAAAGAGTGA
- the LOC101500914 gene encoding 15.7 kDa heat shock protein, peroxisomal, producing MAETIFGHPFRRFFLGHPPILGNSTALLDWLESPTSHILKINVPGLNKDEIKVQIDEGNILHVRGESGKEDNFGKDTIWHVTERGTGKGDFSRAIELPENVKLDQIKAHVENGVLTIVVPKDAAPKLPKVRNINITSRL from the exons ATGGCTGAGACTATCTTTGGGCACCCTTTTAGACGTTTTTTCTTAGgacatcctccaattttgggAAATTCAACAGCACTCTTGGATTGGCTTGAATCCCCAACTTCTCATATCCTCAAAATCAACGTTCCAG GATTGAACAAAGATGAAATAAAAGTGCAAATTGATGAAGGAAATATTCTACACGTGAGAGGAGAAAGTGGGAAAGAGGATAATTTTGGTAAGGACACTATTTGGCATGTAACTGAGAGAGGGACTGGAAAAGGAGATTTCTCAAGGGCAATTGAATTGCCTGAGAATGTGAAATTGGATCAGATTAAGGCACATGTTGAAAATGGTGTCCTCACTATTGTTGTGCCTAAAGATGCAGCACCTAAATTGCCTAAAGTCCGAAACATTAACATCACTAGTAGGCTTTGA
- the LOC140919451 gene encoding protein neprosin-like, with protein sequence MVHKCIQDPITKDWWVTSENENLGYFPASLFSNMTSADQVGWGGRATTTSGAPGPPMGSGYFPDDIFDHASYFRYITYQNNSRKNFSPDKFLIQRFTDKPQCYNAKFYDNQGNEIGPAALQFGGPGGNCDG encoded by the coding sequence ATGGTTCACAAATGTATCCAGGATCCTATAACAAAAGATTGGTGGGTgacaagtgaaaatgaaaatcTTGGATATTTTCCAGCATCTTTATTCTCCAACATGACATCTGCTGATCAAGTCGGGTGGGGCGGTAGAGCAACAACTACTTCGGGCGCTCCTGGTCCTCCAATGGGTTCAGGATACTTTCCTGATGATATATTTGATCATGCGAGTTATTTTAGATATATTACATATCAGAATAACTCTAGAAAAAACTTTTCACCAGACAAATTTTTGATACAAAGATTCACTGACAAACCTCAATGTTATAATGCTAAATTCTATGATAATCAAGGAAATGAGATTGGACCTGCGGCTCTCCAATTTGGAGGACCTGGTGGTAATTGTGATGGTTAG